Sequence from the Egicoccus sp. AB-alg6-2 genome:
CAGCGCCGTCACCAACGCGTCGGGATCGATCAGCGAGCCCCGGGCGGTGTTGACGAGCACGCTGCCGGGGCGGCAGTTGGCGAGCTCGGCGGCGCCGAGGAGGGGTGTGCCGTCGGCGTTGCCTGGTACGTGCAGGCTGACCACGTCGGCGGCGGCGAGCAGGTCGTGCAGGTCGGCCACCTGCTCGTGCCCTTCGGCCACCTCGGAGACGAACGGGTCGTGGACCAGGACCCGGAAGCCGATGCCGGCGAACAGTCCGGCCGCGTAGCGACCGATGCGGCCGTACCCCACCACCGCGGCGGCACTGGCCGAGGGAAGGTGCAGCGGGCGCAGGTGGTCGAAGCCCCAGTTGCCCGCCCGCACCCAGCGGTCGCTGGCGACGACCCGCCGGAAGCCGCTCATGGCGAGGGCGAGCGCGTGCACGGCCACGGCCTCGGTGCCGTAGTCGCTGACGCGAGCGACCCAGATGCCCTGCTCCCGGGCCGCGTCGAGGTCGATCGAGTCGGTGCCGATCCCGTAGCGCACGATCCCACGACACGACAGGCGGGCCAATACCTCGGCGTCGAAGCGTGGCCGGGAGCCGCACAGGATCAGCTCCGCCTCACCGGCGACCGCCAGGATCGCGTCCGCGTCGGCGCCGTCGCCGGTGACCAGGCGCACGTCGTGGTCGGCCAGGACGGCTTCCTCGATGGACAGGTCGGGATAGCGCGTGCCGAGGACGGCAACCACGGTCTCGCCCAACACCGCCCTCCCTCGCTCCCGTCACCAACCTAGGCGACAATCGATTGCACGCCAAGGTATGTCCAGCAGGACGCACACGCCGGCGTCCAGGTCACGCCGGTCGCAGCGCCGCCAGCAGGGCCCCCGGGTCGAAGTCGGCGGGGTCCACCACGGGCGGGCGCCCGGGAAGGGGCGGTGCCGGATACTTGGCACCGATGCCGGTGTCGAAGACGACGACGCGTTCGTCGCGACCGATCCAGCCCGAGGCACGCAACTCCCCGGTGGCGGCGACGACCGCGGCGGTCTCGGGACTGACGTAGCCGGCGCCGTGCGCCCCCGCGAGCAGTTGCGCCCGGTCGATGTCGGCCTCGTCGACGGCGACCGCCGTTCCCTCGGAATCCCGCAATGCCTGCAGGATGAGCCGGTCGCCGACGGCCCCCGGCACGCGGATGCCGCCGGCGCGGGTGGTCGCCCCCTGCCAGGGTTCGGCCTCGAGGTCGCCGCGCTCGAAGGCGCGCACGATCGGTGCGCAGCCGGTGGCCTGCACGGCGACCATGCGGGGGCGCCGGCCCGTGACCAGGCCGAGGGCCTCGAGCTCCGCGAAGGCCTTCCACATCCCGACCAGACCGGTGCCGCCACCGGTGGGGTAGAGGATCACGTCCGGCAGCTCCCAGCCGAACTGCTCGGCGAGTTCGAGCCCCATCGTCTTCTTGCCCTCGACCCGGTAGGGCTCCTTGAGGGTCGAGACGTCGAAGGCGCCGGTCAGCGCCGCCAGTTGCGCTCCCACGCGGCCGCAGTCGCTGATCAGTCCCTCGACCAGGATCAGCTCGGCGCCGCACACCAGCACCTCGACCTGGTTCACCTCGGGCGCGTCGACGGGCATCAGCACGGTCGCCGGCAGGCCCGCGGCGGCGGCGTAGGCCGCAAGCGCGCCGGCGGCGTTCCCTGCCGAGGGCGCGATGAAGCTCGTGGCGCCCAGTTCGGCGTTGCGGGACACGGCGGCGGTCATGCCGCGGGCCTTGAACGACCCGGTGGGATTGCCGCCCTCGGCCTTGATCCGGAGATCGCCCAGGTCGAGGCGGTGGCCGAGTCGCGGCGCCGTCACCAGCGGGGTGTCGCCCTCGCCGAGGTGCACGATCGCCGCGGGGTCGCGGACCGGCAGCAGCTCGCGCCACCGCCACAGGCCCCGCGGACGTTCCCGCAGCGACGCGGGGGTCAGGGTCCGGGCCGCCGCCTCGAGGTCGTAGGTCGCGAGCAGGGGCCGGTCGTCGACCGGGTCGAGCCGGTGCAGCTGGTCGGCGTCGTACGCCTCGCCGGAGCTGGAACCGTGCAGCGAGACGAGGGTCGAGTCGGGCATGGGGACTCTCCGGACTCAGGAAGCGCCGGGCGCGGCCGTCGACTGGCGCACCACCAGCTCGGGGGCGAGTTCGACCGCCTTGCGGGCGCGGCGGGCGGGCGGATCGTCGAGCAGCCCCAGCAGCAGCTCGCCGGCCCGACGTCCCATCTCGTACTGCGGGATGCGCACGGTCGTCAGCGGCGGATCGATCAGGTCCACGAGCGGCATGTCGTTGAAGCCGACCAGCGACACCTCCTGCGGCACCCGGCGGCCGGCCGCCCGCAGCGCCCGCAGACAGCCGATCGCGAGCAGGTCGTTGGCGGCGCAGATCGCCGTGACGTCGGGGTGCTGCTCGAGCAGGCGCTGGCACGCCTCCATGCCGTCGCCGACGGCGAAGATCGCGGCGTGCTCGACCAACGCGGGGTCGTAGACCCCGGCGTCGGTGGCGAAGGTCTCGAACGCCTCGGCCCGGCTGCGTCCGGTGGAGGTGTCGGTCGGTCCGGCGACGTGCGCGATCCGCCGGTGGCCGAGGTCGAGCAGGTGTCGGACGGCCAGCGTGACCCCGGCGGCGTCGTCGGGGACCACGGCCGGCACGGACGGATCGGTCCCACGACGGTTGACCAGCACGACCGGGAGGTTGCCGACGGCCGCGGTGCCCTCGTCGCTGTCGAGGTGGGAGGTCGCGACGACCAGGCCGTCGACCTGGCGGCCGACCAGGCTCTGCAGGCTGCGTGCCTCGCGCCGGGCGTCGTTGTCGGTGTTGGTGACGATGAGCGTGTAGCCGCCCGCGTCCAGCGCGTCCTCGAGCCCGCGCACGATGGGCGGGAAGAACGGATTGGTGAGGTCGGGCAGCAGCATGCCGACCGTGTGCGAGCGCTGGGTCCGCAGTCCGCGGGCGAGCACGTTGGGCTGGTAGCCGAGCTCGCTGGCCGCGGCGAGCACGCGCTCGACCGTCTCCGAGCGCAGCATGGCCGCGGTGCGCTCGTTGAGCGCCCGCGACACCGTGGAGACGTCGACACCCGCGAACCGGGCGACGTCGGACATCGTCGTCTTGGCCATGGTGGGGGACCCTAGGCCAGCGCGCCGGAAGCCGCCGTGAAGCGGTTCAGAGCCGGCCTCCGAGGTGTTGCGCCATCCAGTCCGCCGTGCGGTAGCGGTAGGCGTGGGCGCGGTTGTTGGCGACGTGGTTGCCGTCCTCGATGACCAGCAGCTCGGTCGGCCCGGTGGCCTCCGTCGCCAGCCGCTCGGCGGCCTGCCAGGGCACCAGTCGGTCGAGCTTGCCG
This genomic interval carries:
- a CDS encoding NAD(P)-dependent oxidoreductase, with amino-acid sequence MLGETVVAVLGTRYPDLSIEEAVLADHDVRLVTGDGADADAILAVAGEAELILCGSRPRFDAEVLARLSCRGIVRYGIGTDSIDLDAAREQGIWVARVSDYGTEAVAVHALALAMSGFRRVVASDRWVRAGNWGFDHLRPLHLPSASAAAVVGYGRIGRYAAGLFAGIGFRVLVHDPFVSEVAEGHEQVADLHDLLAAADVVSLHVPGNADGTPLLGAAELANCRPGSVLVNTARGSLIDPDALVTALRTGRPAVAALDVHAQEPVDASRFDAVADQVVLTPHTAWYSEESEADMRQKAARAAEALLRGERPDDVVVDPT
- a CDS encoding threonine synthase; translated protein: MPDSTLVSLHGSSSGEAYDADQLHRLDPVDDRPLLATYDLEAAARTLTPASLRERPRGLWRWRELLPVRDPAAIVHLGEGDTPLVTAPRLGHRLDLGDLRIKAEGGNPTGSFKARGMTAAVSRNAELGATSFIAPSAGNAAGALAAYAAAAGLPATVLMPVDAPEVNQVEVLVCGAELILVEGLISDCGRVGAQLAALTGAFDVSTLKEPYRVEGKKTMGLELAEQFGWELPDVILYPTGGGTGLVGMWKAFAELEALGLVTGRRPRMVAVQATGCAPIVRAFERGDLEAEPWQGATTRAGGIRVPGAVGDRLILQALRDSEGTAVAVDEADIDRAQLLAGAHGAGYVSPETAAVVAATGELRASGWIGRDERVVVFDTGIGAKYPAPPLPGRPPVVDPADFDPGALLAALRPA
- a CDS encoding LacI family DNA-binding transcriptional regulator, with the protein product MAKTTMSDVARFAGVDVSTVSRALNERTAAMLRSETVERVLAAASELGYQPNVLARGLRTQRSHTVGMLLPDLTNPFFPPIVRGLEDALDAGGYTLIVTNTDNDARREARSLQSLVGRQVDGLVVATSHLDSDEGTAAVGNLPVVLVNRRGTDPSVPAVVPDDAAGVTLAVRHLLDLGHRRIAHVAGPTDTSTGRSRAEAFETFATDAGVYDPALVEHAAIFAVGDGMEACQRLLEQHPDVTAICAANDLLAIGCLRALRAAGRRVPQEVSLVGFNDMPLVDLIDPPLTTVRIPQYEMGRRAGELLLGLLDDPPARRARKAVELAPELVVRQSTAAPGAS